The nucleotide window TCTTTTTAAAACAAAAATAACCGAGCCCTCACCCAGGATAAACCCGCTTGCCCGCTCATCAAAAGGATATGACCCGACGCTGGACAAGGTTCCCATTTTTGCAAACCCGATAAAGGATTCCGGAGCCAGATGGGTATTGACCCCACCCACAATGACCTGATCATGGTCACCGCATAACAATTCACCGATTCCGGCATCAAGGGCGGTCACAGAAGAGGCACAGGCTGCATCAACAATGTAGTTTACACCCCTGATACCCAGGTGGCGGGCAATCCGTGAGGCTTCAATGTTTAAAAGCATGCCGTGAACCGGATCATATCCTGGATTTTCACCTTCCATACCTTCCAGCAGGGTCTGCTTTACGCTGAGTTTTTCTTCATCACTTAAGACCTGGTATTCATCTGTTTTTTCAATCATGGAAACCAGTTCCGGATACCAGTACTTGAGTTGAAGGTTGTTTCCCAGTTCATTGGAAAGGCAGGTGGCAACAATAACAGCAGTCCTTGAAGGGTCATCACATATAAGCTGGTTATTTTCGCCCAGGAGTCCGGCATTTTCAACTGCTTTGTATGCGGTCTGCAAAACCATTTGCTGGCTGCGGGACAATTTTTTTGCCTTTTCTTCGGCATACCCGAACCGTTCCAGGTCAAACTCAAAATCATCTATATGCCCGGCAAGGGTTGTGTATGTCTTGTCTTCAGCACTTCTGTCCGGGTCATAGTAAAGGTCATGGTCAAATCTTTCCTCGGGCATCCGGCTGATGGAATATTTTTTGCTCAGAATATTCTCCCACAGGCTTTCAGGGTCATGTGCATGCGGCAGTGTACACCCTATACCCACAACGGCGATCTCATCGTTGATTTTGTTTTTACGGCTTGAAAAAATTTCAAGAAAATTGACGTTTTGATAAAGGGTTGATTTGGCTTCAAAATATTTGTCATGGATCTGTTTGATGGTAACGGGCCGGTCAAAAAAGGCCAGGCTGTCCCCCACAAGAAAATTGCCTTTTTCCTTGTGTTCATCATCCTCAAACCATGTGTAATGCTCGGGGCCTGGATTTTTAAAATCCGGGATAAATCCTTTGGCACCAATGAGCAATGAGCCGATGTTTCTTTTTTCAAAAGCTCTTTTTCTAATCTCAAGACTCTCTTTGTCCTTGATCATCCGGGCTTCATTTTCCACCATCATCCTTGCAAATTCTGTTGGAGCGGTCCTGGAGGCCAATCCCAGGCTTTTGCCGATCAGCATGGTTTCGTTTTCTTTGAGAATAATATCCCTGTATTGCGGCTTAATGCATTTGGTTTCCACGATTTCATCGGCAAAAAGATAGGCGGTTCCCACCTGGATACCGATTTTAGCCCCTTTGGCTGCAAGAAAAGAGGCAAACCCTGAAACAAAAAAAGAGGCAAAGCAGGTGGAAATACCACCGGCAAATACCAGGTACAGATCTGACAAATCATATTCTTTATTGATCAAAGCGGCAATGGCAGCTTCCCACAGCACCATGCTGGAAAGGGTTCCCACATGGCCACCGGCTTCCCCGCCTTCAAAGATAAACCGTTTGCACCCGCTTTTCAAAGCATTTTCCATCATGGAAATTGAAGGAGTGTGAAGATAAGTTTTGGTGCCTGCTTTTTCAAGTTCCGCCACTTGGGAGGGAATCCCGCCGGCAAACAATGCATAGGGAACCTTATACTTTTTCACCATATCCAAGTGCTGTTTTACAGAAGGATTAAAGGCTTCAATACCCACAAGCCCTGCACCGAAATTATCCACTTTTCGGGCACCGTCTTTGAGCATATCATCTGCCAGCTGTTCAGGAAGACTTCCCACTGCAAAAAACGGCAAAGCCCCCTGTTCAAGAACCTTGTTTGCAAAATCAGAACTGTCGGAAATATTTGCCATGGGTCCCTGGATCAGCGGAAATTTCGTTCCTTGGGCTTCGGCAAATGCAGAGTCTGGTTTTACAGGGTCAAACTCATCAATAAAATTTAAATTTTCACCAATGGTTTTAAATAAGCTTGAAATAATATCACCCAGACAACTTGACTCTTTTATAAAGTCTTTTGCAAATATACCGTCCTGGCCCAGATAAAAAAGAGACTGGATAAACTGGACATCTGTTTTGTCAAATGCAGTCATATTATCTTCGATCAATTCATACAGTTTTTTTCTTCCCTGTGGATCATCAGCAAATTCAACTGCTTTGAGTTTCAGGTCTTTAACAATTTTAGTTCCCAGTTTTGCAAACACCCTGTAAATATCGCTGCCGTCAACCGTAATATCGGTGGAATCACTTTCATCCACCATTCCCAGAAGCTTTTTAAAATTATCCGATACCGGGGCTTCATCGGTCATGAGAAACTGGCTGTCCATGACAAGACCTGAGACACCGGCGGCAAACATGCCTGCTGCCGTATACTTTCCCACACCGCCATGAATGAACAGGGGCAGTCCGCTGTTTTTCAAATACCACTGCATCAAGATAAAAGAAGAATATTTTGACACCATTCCACCGGCTTCATTTCCTTTCAGGACAAGGGCATGGGGATCAACTGATTTAATCTTATCGTTGATATTAATATCTTTTATTTCAAGAACAATTTTAGTGTCTGCAAAATTGCTGAAATCCGCAGGTGTATCATCTTTTGAAAGAGGACAAACTAATAGATCAAGATTCACCATCTGCAGATGTTTGATTTTTTCGATCAGGTCTGTGTCATGATTTGAAAGTCGAATACCAAAACTTAATTTTTCTCTGGAAAGCAACCTGGCGTTTTGAAGGATCTCATCATGGGGTATAAATTCCGTATCAAATACCGGAAGAGCGCCAGCGTTGAAAATTTCTATAAAATACTTTATATCAAATACCTTTACCGGATTATAAACCATCAAAGGAAGTCTTGAATTCAGTATTCTTCTAATCATAAGTGTTTCTCCATAATTTTTTTGTTTTTTATTTCCACGGCACTACCATGGAAATCACATTGCGCCGCCTTATAATACAAATATTGTGCCAACACAAATCAAACATACAACATATTGAAAATATACAGTTTTTTTTACTATATCTTTTTTACGGCTTTCACATGACGATTTTTAACTTGCATTCTATGCATATGACATGTACAAAATTGCACATTATCAAAAAATACTCTTTTATGGAGAACCGAGTGAAAAAAGCAAAACTCAGTTCAGAAGAACACCATTTTTTCAGAACAGTCTATAATGCCGCTTTTGCAAATCCTTTCAGCGATTTGAGAGAAAAGCTTGATATTAAAATTGCAGGCCATTTTCCTTCGGCCTCACGAAGAGAAAGCAAAGACCTGTGCATAAATGAAGTGGACCACCGGATAAAAACTCTTGAAAGCCAGGGCCGTGCAGACATCAATGCGTTTCAAGGCCAGGACAAGGAGATCATTACAATTGTATTTTTGTTTGATATCTTTCACAAATTCAGAGATGAGTTTGATCAGCTGATAAAGGATCAAATCAAAGCTCAGGACATCCCGGTCAAGGTTCCGTTTGCCCCAAAAGCCATGGAAATGCTCCATAAAAAAGGATTTGACGACAAAAGCGTTTTCCATTATTTTGCCCTGTCCTACCAGCTCAGACGGGCTTTTTATTTTATTTCCAACTCCCTTGTGGGCAGCAGCCCGTGCATGAAAACACTGAAAAAACATTTATGGTACAATGTTTTCACTTATAATATAGATCTTTACAACAAATTCTTATGGAACAAAATGGAGGATTTTTCCACCCTGCTTTTAGGGGAAACCGGCACGGGAAAGGGTACGGCTGCCAAGGCCATTGGAAGAAGCGGATATATCCCCTTTGATGAGAAAAAACAATGTTTTGCCCAGAGCTTTACCCGGGCTTTTTCTTCGCTTAACCTTTCCCAGTATCCTGAAACCCTGCTGGAGTCTGAATTATTCGGCCACACAAAAGGTGCCTTTACAGGTGCAATGGAGGATTACCAGGGCGTGTTTGACCGGTGCAGCCCCCATGGTTCCATTCTTCTGGATGAAATAGGTGAGATCCCCAACCATGTTCAGATCAAATTATTACGGGTTCTCCAGGAAAGAACTTTTTCCCCTGTGGGAACCCATGAAACATCAAGATTCAACGGACGGGTCATTGCAGCGACCAACAGGCCCAAAAAGGATATTCTTGACGGCAAGGTGTTCAGGGACGATTTTTATTACCGGCTGTGTTCTGATATCATTGAAGTCCCGCCTCTGAGTATCAGGATCAGAGAAAAACCTTCCGAACTCGATGACCTGCTTGATTTCACAATACAAAAAATGACCGGCACCCGTTCTGAAAAATTAATTCTAAAAGTCAAAAGAATTATTGACCGACGGCTTGGAAAGAATTATCAATGGCCTGGAAATGTACGGGAACTTGAGCAATGCGTTAGAAGCGTTTTGTTGCGGCGGGACTATCGAGGCAAACAAAAAGATGACAAAGAAGCCGGGTCACTTACCCAGGAACTGATACAGGGAATTTCAAACCTTAACATCTCTGTTCCGTTACTGGTATCAGGATATTGCAGGCTCTTGTATGAAAAATTCGGCACCTATGAAAAGGTGGCAAAGCTGACAGGACTGGACAGACGAACCATAAAAAAACATATTATAAATTTTAAAAGAGATTGAAAAAATTTATGCTCTATTTTTTACCCCACTCACTCAAAGGCATTTTATCCCTGATACTGTATACATTAAACACCGTCTGCTTGACACCTCCATTGATTTTGCTGGCGTTGTTTAAATTTTTTATCCCGGTTTATTGTGTTGTTGTTATTATTGACAACATACTGATATCCATTGCCAACCTCTGGATAGATATTAATTCATTCAACTCAAAACTGTTTTGCAAAATAAACTGGGATATCAGGGGGCTTGGAAACCTGAAAAAAAAAGAATGGTATCTTGTTATTTCCAACCACCAGTCCTGGGTTGACATTTTAGCATTGCAGACCATTTTGAACAAAAAAATCCCCATGCTGAAATTTTTCTTAAAACAGGAACTGATCTGGGTCCCGTTTTTAGGGCTGGCCTGGTGGGCTTTGGATTTTCCATTCATGAAACGGTATTCAAAAAAACAATTAACAAAAAAACCCCACCTGAAAGGCAAAGATCTTGAAAGGACAAAAAAGGCCTGTGAAAAATTCAAACACACGCCAATCTCCATCATCAATTTTGTTGAAGGAACCCGACTCACTCCCCGGAAAAAAGGAGCCCCAGACAATCATTTTACGCATCTTTTAAATCCAAAAGCCGGTGGAATAGCCTTTGTTTTAGGCTCTATGGGAGACTATTTTCATAAAATCATTGATGTCACAATTGTCTATCCGGATGAGATTCCAACATTCTGGGACTATATTTCAGGCAGGGTCAATAAAATAATTATTGATTTTGAAGTTATCCCCTTAACCGATTTTCCGACCGGGGATTATTTTAATGACACTAAGTATAAGGATCAGTTTTTCATGTGGTTGAATTCATTATGGCAAAAAAAAGACGATAAAATAAAACAATTAAAAGCAGATAAAATTTAATTTGTTTAAATAGATACCACCTGCATTTCATAAATATTCTGGCCGTCATCAGTTTTGGATACAACTTCCATGATTTTTGCATACCTCATCAGATCCATCACCCGCTTTTCACTGTGATTGCCTATAATACGGGTTTCCGGCATGATCACCCCGTCAACAATCACGACCGGATTACCCGGCTTATCCTTTGTCCACGCAATAAGATTGGTTCTCTCATCAATAAGTTTATCACGTCTTTTTTCTAAAATTTTGATTTCCCTGTTTTGTTTTTTCATTCTTTGTTCAAGCTTATCTGTTTTATCAAAACAAGCATTCAAAATTCCTTCAGCTTTTTGGGCATTTGCCCTTAACGTATCAATTCTCTTGCTTAATTCAGCAATGGCCTGGTAATCTTCCGTATTTTTTTCCATCAAAGAAATTTTTAAATTAAGTTCCTTTTCCTCTAATTGAGATCTATCCTGAATATGGGCAAAATCTACTATTTTCTTTTGAACGGCCACATTTTTCTGCTTTAATTTTTCTTTGTCTTTCCGGTGTTGTTCTGCCTGCTTTTCCAGCTGTTCAACCTTTTTCCTATTTTTTTCCAGTTCCTTTTCACAAAACACGTCATTGCCGACTCTTATGACGCTGGAGCAGGCCATTTCAGTTCCGATATTCCTGGCTTTCACCCCCATTTTGGCTGAAATTATTGAAGACATGAGTTTTCCGTTTTCAATCACGCAGCTTCCAGAACAATCTATATTCGAGTCAACAATCTCTTTTTGAATCACAACACTGCCCATGCACAAAATTTTTGAATTGTGGACAAACCTGGCATAAACATTTCCACGGGCATAAATATTGGCTTCATTGATACCGCCTGCAATTATTACATCGCCTTGAGCTGTTATAATGCCGCCATCCAGTTCAATAGCCTTAATATCATTGCCTTTTACTCTAAAGCCAGCTTTAATACGCCCTTTGACATTGATATTTCCGTCATAATTAATATGGCCGGTTTCATAATCCACATCTCCTTCGGTAATATACTCGCCATAAACAAAAACATGACCGGACAGGCTGTATTTAGGATATCCAGTAACTTCCGCAATAACCTTAAATCCATCCTCTGAAATCTTTGCGCCTTTTCCGAATTTCAAGGCAATGTCTTTTACGGGTATCATTTCAATTTGATCGCCAAAAATAGTCTGACCGTGTCTTGATTCAAGCATGGGAATTTTTTCAGCAAGCACTGTACCTTCTTCAACATGCGGTGTTTCACCCCGATCTTTAAAATCAACAGTACCGTCTAATTTAAATCCACCTGATTTTAAATAATCCGTATTAAAAAAGAATTCAATACGGGCATCTTTGCCCTGGATAGGAGTAATACCCTGGGCAACCCTGAAAGATTTCTTCTTAAACCCACTGGAATTAATAAATCCTAAAATCATTTTATCATCAACAATTCCCAGGACAATGCCTTTATCAAACAAGGCCTCATGTATTTGTGCAAGAGTAATATTTTTATCAAAGGATTCTGTTTTTGTTAAAAATGCCGACATAAAATCTTTGGAAATTTCAAGCTTGATTCCACCGTCAATAATTTCAGGTATCAGCAAAATACCTTCATCTTCTTCAAGCCTGGATGAATTTTCATCAGGGATATTTTTATTCTCTTCTTGGTCGAATGTGCTTTTGGTTTTCTTTTTGAGTCTTTTTTGCAGTTTTAAGATATCGTCACGCTGTTTTGGAGTTAACATACCCGCTTCCACAAGCAGGTCGCCAATAAGGCGAGGAGATTTTCTGCTCTTTATATCATTTTCCTGTTCTTCCAGAGCCAATTTTAAAACACTTTTATTAATAAATCCTTTCCGTATGGCAACAGCACCGAACTTGAATTCTTTTTGCCGCATTTCAAAAGCTTTTGCCACCTGTAAAAGCCTTTCCATATTTTGTGAAGAGATAAGCTTATTGAATAAAAAATACTTTTTCAACGCTGCCTGGTGATCCTTTGCACCAGAACACTGAGACATCCCCTTTTGAAGATCTTCCTTGTTGATCATAAAATTCTTAACCGCCAAAAGACCTATTAATGGAATTTTCAATTTATCATGACTGTCTTTGGTCATACTCTCTCCGTATAACTGCCAAGGCAGACCTTGTCTTTCGTTCAGATTTGCCCACAACAAAACATGAAAGTCACTATTTGGATTTTTGAAGACTTTCACATAAAAATTAAATTACAGCGGCCAGTAATCCCGTGGTAAGTAATGAAACTTCAATAACAAATTCTCGATGTGCCCCGGATATAATGCTATTGTTTTTAAAAAACTGTATCAATAAAAGCATGGCAAGGGGTATGAAAGCAAACCAGAACGCTCCACTTACCAATAAATCAGCAAAACATGCCGACACAATAAGAACTGTTTCAAAAATCAAAACATATTTTATAATAGCAAAACTTTTTTTTTCCCCTAAAAGAATGGGAAGCGTTTCTTTTCCGGTAATCCTGTCACCCTGAACAGCAAGAATATCAAAGAATGCCGTTCTTCCAAACACAAGACCTGCAGCGAACAAAAAAACCACTGCAACCGACCGCCAATCACTTTGATTTGCAAAAGCCGGCAAAAGACAGGTAACCATGCCCCATGCCATAACAATAAGAACTGTTTTTGAACCGGGAATATCTTTTATCCGGGCAAATTGCCTTTTTTTTGACACAAAAGGGATGATTTTCAAATTATAAGATAATCCCAAAAGACTCATAAACAGTAAAATAACAAAAGAAAACATACCGCTGATAAAACTCAAATAAAGGCCGGTCGAACCTGATAAAATCGCAAAAGCACACAGAAACCACTGGTTTTTTTCATAAAAAACCGCCCGTTGGGGATGATTATATTTATCAGACTTAATAGTGAATAAATTGTTCAGGATCTGCATTGAAAGAACATACAGCATGGCTATCAAAGCGTGATCTAAATCTTGAGCAACCCCCTGGATCTTGGAACATGCGTAGGTCAGAAAACCGGCACCTGTTGCAGCCATTATATTGGTCTTCAGCAAAAAATCACGAATTAAGCATAAAAACGCTTTCAAGGGATGTTGTTGTTGAAAATGACTTTCTATTTCTCTGTATGTTTCATTAATAATCCA belongs to Desulfobacula toluolica Tol2 and includes:
- a CDS encoding sigma-54-dependent transcriptional regulator: MKKAKLSSEEHHFFRTVYNAAFANPFSDLREKLDIKIAGHFPSASRRESKDLCINEVDHRIKTLESQGRADINAFQGQDKEIITIVFLFDIFHKFRDEFDQLIKDQIKAQDIPVKVPFAPKAMEMLHKKGFDDKSVFHYFALSYQLRRAFYFISNSLVGSSPCMKTLKKHLWYNVFTYNIDLYNKFLWNKMEDFSTLLLGETGTGKGTAAKAIGRSGYIPFDEKKQCFAQSFTRAFSSLNLSQYPETLLESELFGHTKGAFTGAMEDYQGVFDRCSPHGSILLDEIGEIPNHVQIKLLRVLQERTFSPVGTHETSRFNGRVIAATNRPKKDILDGKVFRDDFYYRLCSDIIEVPPLSIRIREKPSELDDLLDFTIQKMTGTRSEKLILKVKRIIDRRLGKNYQWPGNVRELEQCVRSVLLRRDYRGKQKDDKEAGSLTQELIQGISNLNISVPLLVSGYCRLLYEKFGTYEKVAKLTGLDRRTIKKHIINFKRD
- a CDS encoding acyltransferase, which codes for MLYFLPHSLKGILSLILYTLNTVCLTPPLILLALFKFFIPVYCVVVIIDNILISIANLWIDINSFNSKLFCKINWDIRGLGNLKKKEWYLVISNHQSWVDILALQTILNKKIPMLKFFLKQELIWVPFLGLAWWALDFPFMKRYSKKQLTKKPHLKGKDLERTKKACEKFKHTPISIINFVEGTRLTPRKKGAPDNHFTHLLNPKAGGIAFVLGSMGDYFHKIIDVTIVYPDEIPTFWDYISGRVNKIIIDFEVIPLTDFPTGDYFNDTKYKDQFFMWLNSLWQKKDDKIKQLKADKI
- a CDS encoding FapA family protein encodes the protein MTKDSHDKLKIPLIGLLAVKNFMINKEDLQKGMSQCSGAKDHQAALKKYFLFNKLISSQNMERLLQVAKAFEMRQKEFKFGAVAIRKGFINKSVLKLALEEQENDIKSRKSPRLIGDLLVEAGMLTPKQRDDILKLQKRLKKKTKSTFDQEENKNIPDENSSRLEEDEGILLIPEIIDGGIKLEISKDFMSAFLTKTESFDKNITLAQIHEALFDKGIVLGIVDDKMILGFINSSGFKKKSFRVAQGITPIQGKDARIEFFFNTDYLKSGGFKLDGTVDFKDRGETPHVEEGTVLAEKIPMLESRHGQTIFGDQIEMIPVKDIALKFGKGAKISEDGFKVIAEVTGYPKYSLSGHVFVYGEYITEGDVDYETGHINYDGNINVKGRIKAGFRVKGNDIKAIELDGGIITAQGDVIIAGGINEANIYARGNVYARFVHNSKILCMGSVVIQKEIVDSNIDCSGSCVIENGKLMSSIISAKMGVKARNIGTEMACSSVIRVGNDVFCEKELEKNRKKVEQLEKQAEQHRKDKEKLKQKNVAVQKKIVDFAHIQDRSQLEEKELNLKISLMEKNTEDYQAIAELSKRIDTLRANAQKAEGILNACFDKTDKLEQRMKKQNREIKILEKRRDKLIDERTNLIAWTKDKPGNPVVIVDGVIMPETRIIGNHSEKRVMDLMRYAKIMEVVSKTDDGQNIYEMQVVSI
- the ispH gene encoding 4-hydroxy-3-methylbut-2-enyl diphosphate reductase, which translates into the protein MKICVAKTAGFCMGVRRAVDMVLDASNMSKEPIYTYGPLIHNPQVLQMLEEKRIFRIDEIPEKGSGIVLIRAHGVPPEDEKALRDAGFTVINATCPRVVKVQMIISKYAQKGYSTIIIGDEKHPEVVGLLGYAKAKGHTITSMDQLLALPRFESAVVVAQTTQNTAFFDQIKVWCKTHLPHYKIFDTICGSTEKRQAEIRNLAEKNDAIVVVGGKQSGNTKRLAQIASLTGKPVSCIENISQIDYGELSSAGSIAITAGASTPNWIINETYREIESHFQQQHPLKAFLCLIRDFLLKTNIMAATGAGFLTYACSKIQGVAQDLDHALIAMLYVLSMQILNNLFTIKSDKYNHPQRAVFYEKNQWFLCAFAILSGSTGLYLSFISGMFSFVILLFMSLLGLSYNLKIIPFVSKKRQFARIKDIPGSKTVLIVMAWGMVTCLLPAFANQSDWRSVAVVFLFAAGLVFGRTAFFDILAVQGDRITGKETLPILLGEKKSFAIIKYVLIFETVLIVSACFADLLVSGAFWFAFIPLAMLLLIQFFKNNSIISGAHREFVIEVSLLTTGLLAAVI